Within the Bacillus sp. FSL K6-3431 genome, the region TTTAATTGAATTAGACCTTTCAAGGGAAATTAGATATTTAACAGGGATTATTTGTAGTGATTGTATAAATTAATAGCAACTGGGAGGTGCAAGAATGAAGGTTAAACGAATTGTTGCCAATGTGAAGACACAGGATATTGCCAAAGCAAGGTACTTCTACGAGGAAGTACTTGGACTTGATCAATTGATGAATTTGGAATTTATTGCAACCTACGGCTCGCATGAGAAAATGGACACTCAAATTAGTTTCCTTTCAGAAGGTAGATCCGGGACACCAGTACCTGATTTGTCAATTGAAGTTGATGATCTTGATAATGCACTAGCTTTCATGATCAAATCTTTTTACAAAAATTCTCGGAACGAAATATTTTGAGAGCCTGTTTTGATCAATCTTTTTTTCAAAAGCAGGCTCTATTCTTTTATTGAATTAGGCTTTATAAGCCTATTTTTATTAAACGTTATTTTAAACCAACATCAGATGAATACCTTATACAAAACTAGATAACATAATAGCAATTTTAGGAAGCTAACATAAAACAACCACCTCAGTGCAAGAGGTTTTCTTGAGTCCGTGTTTATTGGTTATGCGTGATTTTATACAACCTTGATACATCCACGTTTTTGGCTTCTGAGGAAGCCTCACAGCTCATAAAAAAAAGGGGGGTTTTATGCAAGCTCTTTTTTCACTAAAGCACCCGATCGTTGAATAAGAAAAAAGCGCTTCATTTTAGGAATCGCACTTCTGGTTTGTTTAATTAGATTGTAACTTTCTTAGTATTAATCCGTTTACAATAACTCCGATAAACCCAGTAATTGAAAAAACATAAGAAGTTATTTACCACTAATGAATTATTGCTGCTCTCAAATCACTAACACCATTCTCCAAATAGCCCTTTAAACACGTTAACATATATACCCAACCTTCTTTTTGTCCTAGCATTTTGTTTACTATTTGAGGGTCAGCTTCATTAAGACCTGATTCGTTTACCTCAATAATTGTACTGGCACGATCCAACTCTTTTAGTGTAATTGTAACAACTGTTTCTTCATCAGATTCTCCACCCCATGAAAACACGATTTTCATGTTTTCCACGATTTCTAATACATTTACAACGCCCTCTGCTTCGTATTCATCATATCTTAATGTAACAGACTTGCCTTGTTCTCATCTTTCGGAACTCAATGAGAACCAAAAATTCCCGATTTTTACAGGGTCTCCAAAGGCTTCAAACACCTCATTAGTTGGCTTATGTATTCTAAATTTCGTAGTTACTTGAGTATCCATAACAAATTCAACTCTCTTTCAGAATATTTATTACTTCTTCCGTTATACCCTATTTTACACATTTTTCGTCTTAATACTAAAAATACTCTTATTAAACTGCCCTATTTCTTCAATAAAAAAAGCGATCCTTCGTTATTGAAGAATCGCACCCTTTAATGGAACATCTATTTAGTATTTACCAAGAAAATATTTTGTCTCGCTTAAATTGACAAATCAAATGATAAAAACTTAGGCAGTTCTTTTTCACGCTTATCGAGCATAATCTGTTCTGGCTTGATGCCCTGCTCACTCAGTACTTCAATGTTCTGCACAAGGAACTCGTCGCTGCCAACAACATAGAAGAGTCCATCCTTGTCTGCAGCAAGATTTTTCACTTCTTCATAGTAGTCTTTACGGTTATCGACGAACTGTGCCGTGAACTTCTTGTCAGATGCGGATTTATAAATATTAGTGAATAAGAAATCTTTTGATGAATCGATGTTCAGGGAATGAATTTGATTGACGTTGTCAGCACGTTCGAAATATTCAAGTACAAGCGGTCTGAAAGTTGCCAGTCCGACACCTGATGACAGAAGGTAGACATTTTTGTCTTCTCTTTTAAGCGGTACATTCGAATGAGTTTTAAATATTGCAACTTCATTGCCGACTTCAAGATTTCTTAAAATCGATTTAAACTCAGAGCACTGCTCTCTGATGCGTGTTGTGATACCGATTGCATTTTCGTGCGGTAAAGTAGAGATTGACATATGGCGAATCAGGCTGCGGTTTGGTTTATCTCCGGCATTGAAACCTTCCAGTGCGAAGTGGGTGTGGGAACCTTCTTCCCACGTAAAGTCTTCCGGACATTCAAGCAAGTACGTTTTAACTTCAGGCGTTTCCTCAATAATCTTATTTATTTTAGTCCAGTATATTTGCATTTTACATTCTCCTCACTCAATTATATGTATCGTTACTATCTAATATACAATAAGTGATAACAATTCTCAATTAAAAGGATTGATTATTTCAGATAATTTATGTGATTTAAATTTACTGATAATTTATAAAGTATTTTTCTAGATAATAGCCCTATTGCTGAACAAAGATCAATCTGGATTCTTCCGCTAACCTGCCCCGTTAGCAAAAGAGGCGACTTTTAAACAATCGCACCAGTTAATTTTAGTATATTCTTTCACAAACTTAGCCTGTTACTCTTTAACCGATTTTAATTCCGAATCCAATCCATCTTCCATCTACATCTTCAATTACAAATTCTTTATTATTGTAATCAGTATTATCTAAAGAACGGACTATTTTTACATTGGAATTAATGAACTCTTTTTGAAGTTCTTCTTGATTTTTTGTAATAAAGTAAGCATCATACCCGTAGCCATATAAATCTCTATTTGGAATTACTTTTTGCCCGTTAGACTTAGTTAAGATAATTTCAGTGGTATCACGATATAAACAAATATGAGGTTCATTTGAATCTATATACTGGACAACTTTAAATCCCATCTTCTGTTCATAAAAGTTTGCGGTTTTTATAATATCTGGAGTCGGGAATACACAGTGTGACTCCAATAAAAGGTGCTTCATTTTGCTTTCTCCTTTAAAAATCAATTGTGGTCACTTTAAATTTCTATTTCGGAGTCAGGTAATCCTTCTTTCACTAAACTGCCCGTTAGCACATGAAGCGACTGTTCCTGTTGAACAATCGCACCCAGTTAGTTAAACAAGAAATAATGGTCATTTTACTTTTTCTATAAAATTTTCAACTTCTTTTTGGTGATTTTAAGATGATAACCTCTTTTTCTTTAGAAAGCTGTTCAAGTCTGTCTAATTTTTGGTCTTTTCGTCTTCGAATATTCCCAAATCCATTTAAAAAACTCAAAAGAAAACCTTTCTTCACAACCTTCTCCCATATCTGGTCTCGTTTTATTTTGGTATTTAAGCATTCTTTTAAATGCACGATACACGCAAATTGTTCTCGGAGTATCAAGAAATATTATTGTATCAGCTGAATTCAGCCTTATATCCATTGTCCCACCATAGTTCCCATCAATAATCCATCCTACTTTTTTCACTAAATCATTTTGAACTTTTATTTGTTCATCTTTAGTAACACCTACCCAATTAGGCTTCCAGAATAATGCATCAAGATGATAAACGTTTATTTTTAACTTTTCTCCTAATCGCCTTGCCAAAGTAGATTTTCCAGAACCTCCAGAACCAATAAGTACGATTTTTTTCATTACATACCTCCCTTCCCTTATAAAAACGAATTAATTCTATAAAAAAATATTAACTTCTACTTCAACTCCCTCAGTTAATTGAATAA harbors:
- a CDS encoding VOC family protein, which gives rise to MKHLLLESHCVFPTPDIIKTANFYEQKMGFKVVQYIDSNEPHICLYRDTTEIILTKSNGQKVIPNRDLYGYGYDAYFITKNQEELQKEFINSNVKIVRSLDNTDYNNKEFVIEDVDGRWIGFGIKIG
- a CDS encoding dihydropteridine reductase, coding for MQIYWTKINKIIEETPEVKTYLLECPEDFTWEEGSHTHFALEGFNAGDKPNRSLIRHMSISTLPHENAIGITTRIREQCSEFKSILRNLEVGNEVAIFKTHSNVPLKREDKNVYLLSSGVGLATFRPLVLEYFERADNVNQIHSLNIDSSKDFLFTNIYKSASDKKFTAQFVDNRKDYYEEVKNLAADKDGLFYVVGSDEFLVQNIEVLSEQGIKPEQIMLDKREKELPKFLSFDLSI